A segment of the Synechococcus sp. CBW1002 genome:
GCAATTAACCTGCAGTCTTGAAGACAGCCTAGAGCCTTCTGAAACAGAATGTACTGAGAATCGCGTCCGCATAATCCTCCCGACTCGTAGCCCTCGAGGATCGCGCTAGGATCGATCTGTTGTTCCCATGGAAACCTGGCATATTGTTCTACTTCCTGAATGGAACCAATCCTCGGGATTGGATTCATGCTTTTGAGCTCTATGGCTTGTTCTCTACTGATTCGGTGCCATGGGATGATTGCCCGCAGCGGACTGCTAGACGGTACTTCTAGCTCCCGAGTCAGCTCCTGCAACACTTTAGCAGTTTCAAAACTGTTGCAGGACACAGCAAAAATGCCAGTTCTGAATCTAGTGAGATATTGCTTCCAGATCTCCTCGAGCTGGTGTTCAAAACCAAAACTTTCAAAGCATATAGACGCTCCTGCTGCCACTACCTTCTCACAGGCTTTAAGCCAATCTCCAATTGGGCGAATCGTAACGAAAACCTGGTTGGAGTTTTTCATATGTACACTTATGAAGAAAGAGAACAACGCCTTGATGCGCTAGGTCGAGATCTCAGATGTCTAGCAGGATCCCCGTATTGACAACACTAGCCATATTAGCGAGCTTCCGGAGGTGGTGAGGTACAAACAGCTCTTCCTGGCGAAGGTACGCTAGGCCCGCATAGTGATGGATGCTACAGCAGATGTGGCAGCAGCACGTGTGTGGTAGCGGCATGGCACCGATAGCATGAGGCTATGGGGGCTATTTACAGAGAGGCAGCTGCCCAGGAGGTGGATGTAATGGCTGCGGAGCCGACCGAGACCGTAAAGTCGGCTGATGCGGCAGAGGCAATCGCAGTGGCCGTCCGGGGGGCAGCCATTTTCAGCTCATTACGATGGTGTCGACCCGCCGGATCTGAAGCCGCGGCGCCTATCAGCAAAGATGTCCGCTCAGGGTACTGATCTGAGTACCTCAGAAAGCCTACTCCGGATGGAGGATCATGGGCTTCGAGATCGGATGTTGATCGTCATCGCGCGTTGATCAGGAGCGCAGGCTTGAGCGGCCGGCCCCCGGTCGGAGGCTGAGGCCGGCCCGCCTCTTGCGGGCGGTCCAACCACAACCCCCTGGGGCCTGGGTTTCTGATCTTCAAGCAGCGACAGTGTCCTGCGGTCTGGGATGGTTGACCCGCACGACTGTTGGCTGAGCCCAATCGCGAGGTGGCCGGGCCCAGCGGCGTGGATGTTGCGCACGCGCCTGCTCATAGGTCTGCTGACGGACTCTGCAGATCGCGTCAGCTTCTCCGTAGGGACTCCTGAAAAAGATTCTCGGCCCATCGGCGCCGGATTCGTCCGTTTGCTTCGCGTTAATCAGGCTGGCAAGCGCGGTGACATCAAGTCGGCCAGATCTCAAAAGCATGGCTTGCAGATGCCCTCAGGCGCTCTGATCGCTGACCAGGCCATAAAAAAGCTGTAGATCCACCCAAAAAGAAGGACAAAAAAGAGGCGCAGCAGCCTCAAGACCTTTTCCGCGCACATCACGACAAAGGCCATCGAGATGGAGGATTCGGCACCAGCTGGTAGACGAGCCATGATCAGATCCAGGGAATACTTGCGCTTTCCAGAGCCAAAGACGCCTTCCACTTCATTGCGTCGAGCTTGATCAGATCGGAGCTGGTGCTTGTGTGCAGTGGTGACATCAGGATCCTTGGGCGGGCGACCCAATCGCTTGCCGGAGAGGCGAATACCGTTCCTCGTGCAGAAATGCCTATTCTTGGCCGTGATATAAATCCGGTCGGCGCAGATTCGCTCTGGGTAAGATCCTGTATCCAGCTTGTATTTTTCCGCCTGAGCGATAAGGTCTTCTCCTTCGTTGTAGGGGTTCCAGCTTATGCGGTGCAAGAACGGAAAGCCGTTTTGAACCGAAACACTGATTTTGGCTCCAAACTCCACCGCAGCACGTGCTTTGCCTCGCACCATTGGGCGGATATGGGTCTGCACAAGATTCACCAGGCGGTCTGGAATGCTGTTGGTCTGAGAGGCGAGCAGAAGGCCCTGTTGCCGCTCCAACTCGCTGCAGGCCAACAACTTCTGCCACCAATGCCTCTTAAGCTCGGAAAGCCTTGCCCCGCAGCCGATCAGAGCATCAATGGCCTTGAGATTCTGCCGCACATAGCCAAGCTGATGTTTAATGGCAGCCTTCACTTTGCGGCGACGTGGTCGTTTTTGCTTCGCCACTCTCAGGAAATGAGCACGAGCAAGGCCACGGTCGTAGCGAGGTCGATGTCTCCTGAATCCCGATGACTGACTGCACAGATCATCAATGACTCGCTCGGTCGTTGTGCGAGCCTCGTTGAGGAGCTTGAGGTCTCTGGGATAGGTGATGTCGGCTGGAGTGCAACTGGCATCAATCGTGAGAGTGCCCCAATTCTTTCCTTCTGGCCAGTCAGCAGGCTTGATCAACGCATCAAGTTCTAGCTGAGCGCCTCCTCCACTGGAATCACGATCATCATGGTCGTCATCGTCTGCTGCCTGAGCAAGTGCTTCCAGAAGGATCTCTTTGCCGCGCTGCACCACCAGCTCGTTGATACGGCGCAGATCCTCGTCAGAAAAACGCTTGCGAAAGTGCACCATCATCGAGGCATCAAACGGTGCCTTAGCTGTGTAGCCCGCAAAGCCGAGAAAGAACTGAATATAGGCGTTCTCTCTGATCTGATGGACTGTCTCTTCGTCGGTGAGCCCTAACTTCTGTTTGATGTAGAGAGCACCAAAGGCCATTCTCACTGATTTGGCTGGAGCGCCAATTGTGGCGCTGAATTGAGGGGCATAGGTTTCTTCCAGCTCATCCCATGGGATCAGCCCCTCCAGTTGAACCCAGCGATTCTCGGGATCAAGTGTGCCGCCAAATGGCAGGTGGAACTCCTTGATTGAGATCTGACCGTTATTGTGCCTCCGGTACATATGGAACGATCAGGAGTAAAGGCAATCACGGATTGCCTGATTCACGGCCACTTTAGCGGTTTCTCATGCTTGAGACCAGCTGCGGCGCAATGGATCTGGATTGTTCAGGAGTCCCTCCGTAGTGACGCTGATTGGGCGTCACATACTTGATGCCGCTGTGACGATGCTCAGCGTTGTACCAGTCAACAAAGCCATCGACCCAGGCGCGCACTGAGAGAAGATCCCGGAAACGACGCACTGGATAGCTCTGGTGATATTTCATGGTTCGGAACCATGACTCAACGTAGGCGTTGTCATTGCTCACCCGCGGCCGCGAGAATGACAGGGCAATGCCGAGCTCGGCCAGCTTCGCGGCCAAGGTGTAGGAGCGCATGGGTGCTCCGTTATCGGCGTGCAGGATCGTGGTCGACCCTGAGCTGATCCCTTCATCACGGCAGACACGATCAAAGAAGTGCTTGGCCAGTTCGCCGCATTCACGATCGTGCACCTCAACGCCAAGGATGCGCCGGCTCCACACATCCATCACCATATAAAGGTAGTAGAACTGACCCTTCGCAGGCCCCGGCAACAGGGTGATATCCCAGGCCAGCACTTGATGGATGCCCGTTGCCTCCAGCACGGGTGGCTCTCTTGGCTCCCGCGGTGGGCGGCTCCTGCCGCGATGATTTAACGTATCCGTTCAGGGGCCGTGACGCAGCAGCGCAGCATTCCACCCCTGATCGTTGATCAACGAGCAACCACAGACACCACGATCGATGACGGCCGGCTCAGGGATTCGGCAACAGCGATGGCATCTCACCGCCGCGATGATGGGCGATCAAGGCCTGCTCCAGGAACTGCCAGATATCACGGCCCTGTTGCCGCAGGCTGGTGGTGACCGTGAGCAACCTGCTGCGGCAGATTGCACCCTGGCGGGATTGGACGCCATGGCTGATCTTGCGCTGAATCACCGAATGGCGCAGGGCACGCTCGGCTGCGTTGTTGGTGGGCTCGATCCCTTCAATCTCCAGGAAGGTCCAGAGGCCATCGCTCACTTGCAGCAACTGATGGCAGGTACGCACCGTCTTGGCCCACGGCGTTCGCTCGCCGCGCTGGCAGCCCAGCTCCACAACCCGCTGCAGCGTGCCCACAAACGCCTGGCGGATCGGCCGACAGCCCTGCTGCAACGTGGACCAGTCGATCGTTCCGTCTTTGTAGCGGTGCCACTGGGCAAACAGCTGCTGCTGCAGGCCCAGCAGCTCCGCTCCAATCTCACCGCTGGCGCCCTGACGGTCAGCGATGGCGGTGAGATCGCGGATCACGTGCGCCCAGCACAGCTGGCGCTGCTCCAGCGGGAGATGGTTGTAGGCGGAGAAGCGATCGCTCACCACAATTCCGCCAAAGGCATTCCCGAGCAGGTCGATCGCGGCGGCAGCCGAGCGGCTCAGGCTCTGCAAGAACACTGTCACCCCCATGGCGGTCACCATGACCCACTCCCAGCCGCGCCGGCCATCGGGGTTGCCCCCATCGGCATTACCGGTGGGGGCACCGGTTTCATCGACATAGACCACCGACTGCTGACGGGCAAACGCAAGGGCCTCCTGCATGGGCTGCTCCAGTGCTGCACTCAAGCGCTGGCGGATAGTGGCCATCGCTCCCCGGCTGATCTGTACCCCCAGCAGCTGATCCAGCAGCGCCTGGGTCTTGCTGAAACTCAACGGGAAGGCACTACCCAGCAGACCCACCAGAGCACTGAGCCGGGGACCGTAATGGCTTACTTCCACCTCCGCCGGTAACGAGGCACAGGTGCTGGTGGTACAGCAGGGGCAGACCAGGCGGTGCAGCCGGTGCTCGATCACCAGAGGCGTGATCGGTGGAATCTCGATCACCTGGTGCCTCAAGGGCTCGGGATCCTGACCCTGTAGCAACGTGCCGCAGCGGCGGCAGGCCTGGGGGTGGTGCTCGACCACCTCATCCACCCGCTCGATCGGCAGCAGCTCCGGCCCAGATCCGGGATGGCCCGGCTGGCCGCCGCGCTTGCGGCCACTGCCCTTGCGTCGTTCGGGCGGCTTAAACCCCTGGCCATCACTGGAGGGAGGCTTGGAAGAATTGCGGGAGCTGCGGCCGATCCGCTCGCGCAGATGGGCCAGTTCGGTCGCCAGGGCGGTGAGCTGGATGCGGAGCTGCTCGATCTCCTGTTGCTGCCTCTGGCACTGACTGACCAGCTCAAGAAATCCAGCCTTCACTCCCACCGGGGTGGCGGCCCAATCGGCTTCTGAAATCCCGGCCGGTGGGGTGGTCATCGCAAGGAGTCTCTTACTGAGATGCAACCAGGAATCAAGCCACCGTCAAGGGTTCAGCAAGCCCGATGTTCGTTGCGAGCTGTCCCGACTCCTGAACGGGTACGATTTAACAGGCCTTCCTGGCGCATGATGCGGTAAATCGTTGACTCCGATCCCACGTAGACTCCCTCCTCGGCAAGGATCGCCACGATCTGACCAGGCGTGAGATCGGCAAAGCGTGGATCGTTGACAGTGGACAACACCTGTTGGCGCTCCTCCTCGCTGAAACGATGCATGACATGCCTGGACGCTCCCTTGCGTTGATCGCAGCTGAATCCCTGGGTCCGAATCATCAAGCCCCATCGCCTCAGCGTGCGTGTCGCCAGGCCGAAAAGATCAGCAATGGCCTTGGCCGAAAGGCCACGACTGATGCCTTCCTGTAGAAGCGCGACGATCGCACCGCGATCGCCAGACGGAATCAAGGATCCTCGTCCGGTTGAAAGATCTGGTTGAACTTTTTTGAGAGCATCAACAACGTCGCCGCTTCTGTCAGTGCTTTTTCTTTCTTCTGCAATTCACGCTCCAGCTGGCGATTCCGCCGGACCAGTTCCTGATTCTTGCGTTGCAGTTCCCGCTGATCAGCCATGCTCGGCGCGCTGGGGCCATTGGCATCCTCGGCGGCCTGGCGCCAACGGGCAACCTGCTTGGGATACAGCCCCCGCTCCCTGCAGAACGACCCGAGCTCGGCTCCGTTCAGTCCTGCGGCCTGGATCACGGCTGCCAGCTTGTCGGCAGCGCTCCACTGCTCCGGCGGCCGGTTCGTGGCAGGCACCAGCTGGCCCTGCTTCTGCCACTGGCTCCGCCAGTTGTAGATGGTCTGCGCCGTGATCCCGGTGTCGCGGGCGATCTCAGCCACGCTCTCAAGGTTCGGAGGGCTCATCCGCAGGCGGACGGCTTCCCGCAGAGCGGCGTCATAGGGCGGTTGCATAGTCGTCGGTTGGGCCCCCAGGTGGACGGGTCAAACCGAGCGGACTTCTTTCTAAGAAACACCAACGGCCAACAGGGATCTCGGCTGACTGACCACACCTCAAGCAGAGGCAACAAGTTGAAAACCAAGGGCAATGGCGCGTCGCTGGAGACCACGAATCTGACGATCCCTTGATTCCTCCTGATATGCGGCAGCACCGGGATCCTGATATACCAAACCATCACGGAGCGTCTTGTAGTAAAGAATGGCAAGCTTTCGGGCAGTAGCAATTAATGCTTTACTCTTTCCGGCACGTGCTGCCAGACGACGTTGAAAAGCACCCAGTGCAGTATTCGTTCTTCCCAGCGGTACGGCAGCCATCCAAAAGGCACTACCTGCTCGCGTAGTGTCCTGTCGTGTTCGTGAAGAAAGTACCTTTCCCCCTGAGATCCTGTTCTGAGGACTGAGTCCCAGCCATGACACAAAATGCTGGGCACTGGGCCAGCGCTTCATGTCCAACCCACACTCACTAATGAGCGTGAGAACTGTTGTTGGTCCTAATCCCGGAAGCCTTAGAAGATTGTGGCCTGACAAGGCTTGAATTAGGTGGGTTGGGTTAAATGCAAAGCCATGTCCGCATATCTTCCA
Coding sequences within it:
- a CDS encoding IS5 family transposase yields the protein MYRRHNNGQISIKEFHLPFGGTLDPENRWVQLEGLIPWDELEETYAPQFSATIGAPAKSVRMAFGALYIKQKLGLTDEETVHQIRENAYIQFFLGFAGYTAKAPFDASMMVHFRKRFSDEDLRRINELVVQRGKEILLEALAQAADDDDHDDRDSSGGGAQLELDALIKPADWPEGKNWGTLTIDASCTPADITYPRDLKLLNEARTTTERVIDDLCSQSSGFRRHRPRYDRGLARAHFLRVAKQKRPRRRKVKAAIKHQLGYVRQNLKAIDALIGCGARLSELKRHWWQKLLACSELERQQGLLLASQTNSIPDRLVNLVQTHIRPMVRGKARAAVEFGAKISVSVQNGFPFLHRISWNPYNEGEDLIAQAEKYKLDTGSYPERICADRIYITAKNRHFCTRNGIRLSGKRLGRPPKDPDVTTAHKHQLRSDQARRNEVEGVFGSGKRKYSLDLIMARLPAGAESSISMAFVVMCAEKVLRLLRLFFVLLFGWIYSFFMAWSAIRAPEGICKPCF
- a CDS encoding transposase; protein product: MQPPYDAALREAVRLRMSPPNLESVAEIARDTGITAQTIYNWRSQWQKQGQLVPATNRPPEQWSAADKLAAVIQAAGLNGAELGSFCRERGLYPKQVARWRQAAEDANGPSAPSMADQRELQRKNQELVRRNRQLERELQKKEKALTEAATLLMLSKKFNQIFQPDEDP
- a CDS encoding helix-turn-helix domain-containing protein — encoded protein: MIPSGDRGAIVALLQEGISRGLSAKAIADLFGLATRTLRRWGLMIRTQGFSCDQRKGASRHVMHRFSEEERQQVLSTVNDPRFADLTPGQIVAILAEEGVYVGSESTIYRIMRQEGLLNRTRSGVGTARNEHRAC
- a CDS encoding IS66 family transposase; the encoded protein is MTTPPAGISEADWAATPVGVKAGFLELVSQCQRQQQEIEQLRIQLTALATELAHLRERIGRSSRNSSKPPSSDGQGFKPPERRKGSGRKRGGQPGHPGSGPELLPIERVDEVVEHHPQACRRCGTLLQGQDPEPLRHQVIEIPPITPLVIEHRLHRLVCPCCTTSTCASLPAEVEVSHYGPRLSALVGLLGSAFPLSFSKTQALLDQLLGVQISRGAMATIRQRLSAALEQPMQEALAFARQQSVVYVDETGAPTGNADGGNPDGRRGWEWVMVTAMGVTVFLQSLSRSAAAAIDLLGNAFGGIVVSDRFSAYNHLPLEQRQLCWAHVIRDLTAIADRQGASGEIGAELLGLQQQLFAQWHRYKDGTIDWSTLQQGCRPIRQAFVGTLQRVVELGCQRGERTPWAKTVRTCHQLLQVSDGLWTFLEIEGIEPTNNAAERALRHSVIQRKISHGVQSRQGAICRSRLLTVTTSLRQQGRDIWQFLEQALIAHHRGGEMPSLLPNP
- a CDS encoding DDE-type integrase/transposase/recombinase, whose product is MLEATGIHQVLAWDITLLPGPAKGQFYYLYMVMDVWSRRILGVEVHDRECGELAKHFFDRVCRDEGISSGSTTILHADNGAPMRSYTLAAKLAELGIALSFSRPRVSNDNAYVESWFRTMKYHQSYPVRRFRDLLSVRAWVDGFVDWYNAEHRHSGIKYVTPNQRHYGGTPEQSRSIAPQLVSSMRNR